A window of Mucilaginibacter paludis DSM 18603 contains these coding sequences:
- a CDS encoding ATP-binding protein translates to MNIPRLIQQQMVAKIGSQKVLMLYGTRRTGKTTIIENIVQKYPNDALLLQGEDMQVSELLQRRTIANYTQLTAGKKIIIIDEAQTIPEIGKILKLMIDGIKGITIIVTGSSSFDLVYAAGEPLVGRNIVYHLYPIAQAELSTVEDYMTTTRNLEQRLVYGSYPELWHIDNFLEKENYLKQMVNSYLLKDLLTMETVRGADVLYKLLQMLAWQVGSQVNTVELGNSLQLNRATVERYMDLLTKVFIIYPLTGYSNNLRKEVTKSKKWYFYDNGLRNALINNFSPLHQRNDIGQLWEQYILSERIKCNSYLGYQPQYFFWRTYDGQEIDLVESYNGQLHAFECKWKNAKAKKPIAFDKAYPEAEFTILNQENYLSWITQRG, encoded by the coding sequence ATGAATATTCCACGGTTAATACAGCAACAAATGGTTGCCAAAATAGGCAGCCAAAAAGTGTTGATGCTGTACGGCACCAGGCGTACAGGCAAAACAACGATAATAGAAAACATCGTTCAAAAATATCCAAATGATGCTTTGTTGCTACAAGGGGAAGATATGCAGGTTTCGGAATTATTGCAGCGCAGAACCATTGCTAACTATACACAACTGACCGCCGGAAAGAAAATCATCATTATAGATGAGGCACAGACCATTCCTGAAATTGGCAAAATATTAAAGCTGATGATAGATGGCATTAAAGGAATAACGATAATTGTAACCGGCAGTAGCAGTTTCGACCTGGTTTATGCTGCCGGAGAACCCCTTGTAGGAAGAAACATTGTATATCATTTATATCCTATAGCGCAGGCCGAGCTATCAACTGTTGAAGATTATATGACCACAACACGCAACCTGGAGCAAAGATTGGTATATGGAAGTTATCCTGAACTATGGCACATCGATAATTTTTTGGAGAAAGAGAATTATCTGAAACAGATGGTTAACAGTTACCTGCTTAAGGATCTTTTGACTATGGAAACGGTAAGAGGGGCGGATGTACTTTATAAATTATTACAGATGCTGGCCTGGCAAGTGGGAAGCCAGGTAAACACGGTAGAACTGGGTAACAGCCTGCAACTTAACCGGGCTACAGTAGAAAGGTATATGGATTTGCTGACCAAAGTATTTATTATCTATCCGCTAACTGGTTACAGCAATAACCTGCGTAAAGAAGTGACCAAAAGTAAAAAATGGTATTTTTATGATAACGGACTGAGAAATGCGCTCATCAATAACTTTAGCCCCTTACACCAACGTAATGATATCGGCCAACTTTGGGAGCAGTATATTTTGAGCGAGCGGATTAAATGTAATTCCTATCTTGGTTATCAGCCGCAATACTTTTTCTGGCGTACTTATGATGGCCAGGAAATAGATCTGGTAGAATCTTACAATGGCCAACTACATGCCTTTGAGTGTAAATGGAAAAATGCAAAAGCCAAGAAACCCATTGCTTTTGATAAGGCTTATCCGGAGGCTGAATTTACAATTTTAAACCAGGAAAATTATCTGAGTTGGATCACGCAAAGAGGATAA
- the mfd gene encoding transcription-repair coupling factor gives MNIREILERYKTDERVQTLAKALNSVKHPRVQLRGLVGSSDAAMAVALYFLKHSHMLFILPDREEAGYFQSDLENLLDKEILLFPSSYRKPFEFTQPDSSNVLARAEVLNELNHTSEYGQLIVTYPEALAEKVIDRASLEKNTLEIGVTNKLSLDFINEFLIEYAFERVDFVYSPGQFSIRGGIVDIFSFSHDLPYRVEFFGDFIESIRTFEIESQLSVEQVKTITIVPNVQSKFLTENNISLLEYIDPSTQIWIKDVQFTLDIIQSGYKKATQLWKALSAEDKNANPDWIDPKFGFTDEKMIADQLHDFGLVEFGKQFFYTPTDSVQFDIRPQPSFNKDFSLLIHNFKNNEAEKIENCIFTDSTRQLERLYAIFEDLDKTIKFTPVNISIREGFIDYAQKIACYTDHQIFDRYYKYKLKKGYQRSQAITLKDLRELKPGDYITHIDHGIGKYAGLEKVEVNGKMQEMIRLLYSDNDLLYVNINSLNRISKYSGKEGTVPKMNKLGTDAWEKLKKTTKKKVKDIARDLIKLYAVRKAQDGNAFSPDSYLQTELEASFIYEDTPDQEKATVDFKRDMESPHPMDRLICGDVGFGKTEIAIRAAFKAVADSKQVAVLVPTTILAAQHYKTFTDRLKGFPCNIDYVNRFKTSKQIKDTLQRLAEGKLDIIIGTHRLVSKDVKFKDLGLMIIDEEQKFGVSTKEKLKAMRVNVDTLTLTATPIPRTLHFSLMGARDLSIISTPPPNRQPVVTELHVFNDKLIKEAVEYEIDRNGQVFFIHNRVADLPQLGGMIKKLVPKARIGIAHGQLEGDDLEDVMLKFVSNEYDVLVATTIIEAGLDIPNANTIIINYAHMFGLSDLHQMRGRVGRSNKKAFCYLLSPPLSTLTSEARKRLSAIEEFSDLGSGFNVAMRDLDIRGSGNLLGAEQSGFIAEIGFEMYHKILDEAIQELKDDEFKGLFKDEKPRPFISFTQIDTDLEILIPDEYVTSIPERYNLYTELSKLENETELAAFAQQLHDRFGPVPRQVNDLMNTMRLQWLGKSIGFEKLSLKKNVLRGYFIANQQSPYFETTQFRQVLNFMQANPRRCNMKEVKNTLRISIDNVRTIDEAVAILEEMMEPVVGYS, from the coding sequence TTGAATATCCGTGAAATTTTAGAGCGCTATAAGACTGACGAACGCGTGCAAACGTTAGCAAAAGCGCTCAATAGTGTAAAACATCCGAGGGTGCAACTCCGCGGATTAGTCGGGTCGAGCGATGCGGCCATGGCGGTAGCTTTGTATTTTTTAAAGCACAGCCACATGTTGTTTATCCTTCCCGACAGGGAGGAGGCCGGTTATTTTCAGTCGGATCTGGAAAATTTGCTGGATAAGGAGATATTACTTTTCCCCTCATCATACCGTAAGCCTTTTGAATTTACCCAGCCCGATAGCAGCAATGTTTTGGCCCGTGCCGAAGTATTGAATGAACTGAACCATACCTCAGAATATGGCCAGCTGATTGTTACTTATCCTGAAGCATTAGCCGAAAAGGTGATTGACAGGGCCTCGCTCGAAAAAAACACCCTCGAAATTGGGGTTACCAATAAGCTGAGCCTTGATTTTATTAACGAGTTTTTAATTGAGTATGCTTTTGAACGAGTTGATTTTGTGTACTCGCCCGGGCAGTTTTCCATTCGTGGGGGTATTGTGGATATCTTCTCCTTCTCGCACGATCTGCCCTACCGGGTAGAGTTTTTTGGAGATTTTATTGAATCGATCAGAACTTTTGAGATAGAGAGCCAGCTCTCTGTCGAGCAGGTTAAAACCATTACCATTGTACCCAACGTACAATCTAAGTTTTTAACGGAGAATAACATTTCCTTGCTTGAATATATTGATCCATCAACACAAATTTGGATCAAGGATGTGCAGTTTACCCTGGATATTATCCAAAGTGGCTACAAAAAAGCCACCCAATTGTGGAAAGCCCTATCTGCCGAAGATAAGAATGCCAACCCCGATTGGATTGACCCCAAGTTTGGTTTTACCGACGAAAAAATGATTGCCGACCAGCTTCATGATTTTGGCTTGGTAGAATTTGGCAAGCAATTTTTTTACACCCCTACCGATAGCGTACAGTTTGACATCCGCCCGCAACCCTCTTTTAACAAAGATTTTAGCCTGCTGATCCATAACTTTAAAAATAACGAAGCGGAAAAGATAGAGAACTGCATTTTTACCGACTCCACCAGGCAGCTCGAAAGATTGTATGCCATTTTTGAGGACCTGGATAAAACTATCAAATTTACGCCGGTAAATATCTCCATCCGCGAAGGATTTATAGATTATGCTCAAAAGATAGCTTGTTATACCGACCACCAGATTTTCGACCGGTATTATAAATACAAGTTAAAAAAAGGCTACCAACGCTCGCAAGCTATTACCTTAAAAGATCTTCGTGAACTAAAACCCGGAGATTATATTACCCATATTGACCACGGTATCGGTAAATACGCCGGACTTGAAAAAGTTGAGGTGAACGGCAAAATGCAGGAAATGATCCGTTTGCTATACTCGGACAACGACCTGTTGTACGTTAACATTAACTCGCTTAACCGCATCTCTAAATACAGCGGGAAGGAAGGTACCGTACCCAAAATGAATAAGCTTGGTACCGATGCCTGGGAAAAGCTGAAGAAAACAACAAAAAAAAAAGTTAAGGACATAGCCCGCGACCTGATCAAGCTTTACGCTGTACGCAAAGCGCAGGACGGTAATGCCTTTTCGCCCGATAGCTATTTACAAACCGAACTGGAAGCATCCTTTATTTACGAGGATACACCAGATCAGGAAAAAGCGACCGTCGACTTTAAAAGGGATATGGAGTCGCCGCACCCTATGGACCGGTTGATTTGCGGCGATGTGGGCTTCGGTAAAACCGAGATAGCCATCCGCGCGGCTTTTAAGGCCGTTGCCGATAGCAAGCAGGTAGCCGTACTGGTGCCCACTACCATTTTAGCTGCGCAACATTATAAAACCTTTACAGACCGCCTGAAGGGCTTCCCTTGCAATATTGATTATGTTAACCGGTTTAAAACCAGCAAACAGATTAAAGATACTCTGCAAAGGCTGGCCGAAGGTAAATTAGATATTATCATTGGTACGCACCGCTTAGTAAGTAAAGATGTAAAATTTAAAGATCTGGGTTTGATGATTATCGACGAGGAGCAGAAGTTCGGCGTATCAACCAAAGAGAAGCTGAAGGCCATGCGCGTTAATGTAGATACCCTCACCTTAACAGCTACCCCTATCCCGCGTACACTGCATTTTTCGTTAATGGGCGCACGCGATCTTTCCATCATCTCCACCCCTCCGCCTAACCGCCAGCCCGTGGTAACGGAGCTGCATGTTTTTAATGATAAGTTGATTAAGGAAGCGGTTGAATATGAAATAGACCGTAACGGCCAGGTCTTTTTTATCCATAACCGGGTGGCCGATTTGCCCCAATTGGGCGGCATGATCAAGAAACTGGTACCCAAAGCCCGAATAGGAATAGCACATGGGCAACTGGAAGGAGACGACCTGGAAGATGTAATGCTCAAGTTTGTAAGTAACGAGTACGATGTATTGGTAGCTACCACTATTATTGAGGCGGGTTTGGATATCCCCAACGCCAATACCATCATCATCAACTACGCACACATGTTTGGGTTGAGCGATCTGCACCAGATGCGTGGCCGCGTTGGCCGGAGCAACAAAAAGGCCTTTTGCTATTTGCTGAGTCCTCCCCTGTCAACCTTAACATCCGAAGCGCGGAAGCGCCTGAGCGCGATTGAAGAATTCTCTGACCTGGGCAGCGGCTTTAACGTGGCCATGCGCGATTTGGACATCCGCGGAAGCGGAAACCTTTTAGGTGCAGAGCAAAGCGGCTTTATTGCCGAAATAGGCTTCGAGATGTACCATAAGATATTGGACGAAGCAATACAGGAGCTGAAAGATGATGAGTTTAAAGGTTTGTTTAAGGATGAGAAGCCAAGGCCGTTCATCTCGTTCACACAAATAGATACCGACCTGGAGATACTGATACCAGACGAATATGTAACCAGTATCCCCGAAAGGTATAACCTGTACACCGAACTATCAAAACTGGAGAATGAAACCGAACTGGCCGCCTTTGCCCAGCAATTGCATGACCGTTTTGGCCCTGTACCAAGGCAGGTGAACGACCTGATGAATACCATGCGCCTGCAATGGTTAGGTAAATCAATCGGGTTTGAAAAATTATCCCTCAAAAAGAATGTGCTGCGTGGCTACTTTATCGCCAACCAGCAGTCGCCCTATTTTGAAACTACACAATTTAGGCAGGTGCTTAATTTTATGCAGGCCAATCCCCGCCGCTGCAACATGAAAGAGGTGAAAAATACCTTACGCATCAGCATTGATAACGTGCGTACTATTGACGAAGCTGTAGCCATATTGGAAGAAATGATGGAGCCGGTTGTGGGATATAGTTGA
- a CDS encoding DUF4199 domain-containing protein, with product MKNAVISGVIIGIVSGIWIYVMHWAGGSTESTHELKPIEYTSGLIPLIGLYFGVRNYRENYLGGAMSFLEGLVEGFKILVVGGIITMAFAIWYINYVAAGTIADFSGYIFGALLLGLLFSLGVSLLLMTKSKNM from the coding sequence ATGAAAAATGCAGTTATCTCAGGAGTAATTATAGGTATAGTAAGTGGTATCTGGATCTATGTGATGCATTGGGCGGGCGGCTCTACGGAATCTACACACGAACTCAAACCGATAGAATACACATCGGGCTTAATACCGTTAATAGGCCTCTATTTTGGCGTACGTAATTACCGCGAAAACTATTTAGGAGGTGCGATGAGCTTTTTAGAGGGATTAGTTGAAGGCTTTAAAATATTAGTTGTAGGGGGCATAATCACCATGGCTTTTGCTATCTGGTATATTAATTACGTAGCTGCCGGTACCATCGCCGATTTTTCGGGCTATATATTCGGAGCCTTGCTGTTGGGTTTATTATTTTCGCTCGGCGTATCGTTGCTGTTAATGACGAAAAGCAAAAACATGTAA
- a CDS encoding DUF2752 domain-containing protein, which yields MLTLCLSNPYQAAHFELCPLKLLGINWCPGCGLGHSISYLFHGNIPASLHAHWLGIPAIIIIFRRILFLCQGFYVFSERCLSSL from the coding sequence ATGCTAACGCTGTGTTTAAGCAACCCCTATCAAGCGGCCCATTTTGAATTATGCCCATTAAAGCTATTGGGCATAAACTGGTGCCCTGGTTGTGGGCTTGGGCACTCTATTTCGTATCTTTTTCATGGCAACATCCCGGCTTCGCTACATGCGCATTGGTTAGGCATCCCGGCAATAATTATCATATTCAGGCGAATATTGTTTTTATGCCAGGGTTTTTATGTTTTTTCAGAGAGATGTCTCTCGAGCCTATGA
- a CDS encoding isochorismatase family protein, whose amino-acid sequence MITALDKNTALVLIDLQNGIVQLPLAHPVSDVLANASKLVEAFRKAGLPIVIVNVNPAGAAWTKARKDSNPTAGAAFKEDWLDIAAEINTQPGDIFITKHTWSAFYETQIDEKLKEKGVTGIVLAGISTSIGVEGTARDASERGYNITFATDAMTDMFADAHHNSLKYILPRIGETGTTDKIIEVLG is encoded by the coding sequence ATGATAACTGCACTCGACAAAAACACAGCGCTTGTTTTAATTGATCTTCAAAATGGCATCGTACAATTGCCGCTGGCACATCCCGTTAGTGATGTTCTGGCCAATGCATCAAAACTGGTTGAGGCTTTCCGCAAGGCTGGCCTTCCTATCGTCATTGTAAATGTAAACCCTGCCGGAGCCGCCTGGACAAAGGCCCGTAAAGATTCAAACCCAACTGCCGGAGCCGCTTTTAAAGAGGATTGGCTTGATATTGCTGCCGAAATTAACACACAACCCGGGGATATTTTTATTACCAAACATACCTGGAGCGCTTTTTATGAAACTCAGATTGATGAGAAACTGAAAGAAAAAGGAGTTACAGGTATTGTATTGGCTGGCATATCAACCAGCATTGGCGTTGAAGGAACCGCTCGTGATGCAAGTGAGAGGGGTTATAACATAACCTTTGCCACCGATGCGATGACCGATATGTTTGCCGATGCGCACCATAACAGCTTAAAATATATTTTGCCAAGAATTGGCGAAACCGGTACTACTGATAAAATTATCGAGGTTTTGGGCTGA